Proteins encoded together in one Bacillota bacterium window:
- a CDS encoding (Fe-S)-binding protein has translation MGNDVLTIPESLQPGQVEAQADLWACWACGTCTAGCPTVNIATGTDPRRLIRMLQMGRWRELLGSPALWVCTMCGRCSAACPNGIDVGLLARTVRTCAVEEGVVPPTLQHVVDVSMESGNNMAVTEDEFLETLAWVEEDLRAELGDDSIRIPIDQKGARILYTFNPREPKFYPLTISAVVKILHAAGESWTVSSRHWDCTNYALYTGDDLSAGELARRLAQEADALGAQVVAFPECGHAYRAFRWGAPRWLGRRVPAASIIELVAGYIREGRLHLDSRRNPLPVTYHDPCNMARREGIVEEPRLALRNAVERFIEMEPRGVLNYCCGGGGGVRAVTPLAHDRLAKGEVKARQIQRTGARIVATSCHTCVDQLDELNRHYRLGVRVLNVCELVAEALLL, from the coding sequence GTGGGCAATGACGTTCTCACCATCCCCGAGAGCCTGCAACCCGGGCAGGTCGAGGCCCAGGCCGACCTGTGGGCGTGCTGGGCGTGTGGAACCTGCACGGCCGGCTGTCCGACAGTGAACATTGCCACCGGCACTGACCCCCGCCGCCTCATCCGCATGCTCCAGATGGGGCGCTGGCGCGAACTCCTGGGTTCCCCTGCCCTCTGGGTGTGCACCATGTGCGGTCGGTGCAGCGCGGCCTGTCCCAACGGCATCGATGTGGGCCTTCTCGCCCGCACCGTCCGCACCTGCGCCGTGGAAGAAGGGGTGGTGCCGCCCACCCTCCAGCACGTGGTGGACGTCTCCATGGAAAGCGGCAACAACATGGCGGTCACTGAGGACGAGTTCCTGGAGACCCTGGCCTGGGTGGAAGAGGACTTACGCGCCGAACTGGGCGATGATTCGATCCGTATCCCCATCGACCAGAAGGGAGCCCGCATCCTGTACACCTTCAACCCCAGGGAACCCAAGTTCTATCCCCTGACCATCTCGGCCGTGGTCAAGATACTGCATGCTGCGGGCGAGAGCTGGACGGTTTCAAGCCGCCACTGGGACTGCACCAACTACGCCCTTTACACGGGCGACGACCTCAGCGCGGGCGAACTGGCCCGCCGTCTGGCTCAGGAGGCCGATGCCCTAGGCGCCCAGGTGGTCGCCTTCCCTGAATGCGGTCACGCCTACCGGGCTTTTCGCTGGGGGGCTCCGCGCTGGCTGGGCAGACGGGTACCTGCCGCCAGCATCATCGAGCTGGTGGCCGGGTACATCCGCGAGGGGCGCCTGCACCTCGACTCCAGGCGCAATCCCCTGCCCGTAACCTACCACGATCCCTGCAACATGGCCCGCCGCGAGGGAATAGTGGAAGAACCGCGCCTGGCCTTGAGGAACGCGGTCGAGCGCTTCATCGAGATGGAACCCCGCGGCGTCCTGAACTACTGCTGCGGCGGTGGCGGTGGGGTGCGGGCGGTCACTCCCCTCGCCCATGACCGCCTGGCCAAGGGGGAGGTCAAGGCACGGCAAATCCAGCGCACGGGTGCCCGCATCGTAGCAACTTCCTGCCACACCTGCGTGGACCAGCTGGACGAACTCAACCGCCACTATCGCCTGGGGGTCCGGGTGCTGAACGTGTGCGAACTGGTGGCAGAGGCCCTGCTCCTGTGA
- a CDS encoding hydrogenase iron-sulfur subunit, whose translation MQQPRQRTGSRWKRKSSPPVASAAPGPRRPGIRAPPDRPPAARVASIAGACSACLTCLRLCSAGAILLEGGKPRIDSSSCQGCGICAAECPAGAIVLSWPGLGELAAEVQAALAPGTGRAEAVEPAGSELVVFACSHCGSTAVERSSLFFPPGTRVIGVPCVGSVDESLILKAVSLGARGIILAGCREGQCHYGAGPERARKRVERVRAILAQLGTEEVTVSVMGLTPDRASLLVETLAAMSSAAEARVCAGGQ comes from the coding sequence CTGCAACAACCCAGGCAGCGCACCGGTTCCAGGTGGAAGCGGAAGTCGAGCCCCCCAGTTGCGTCGGCAGCTCCAGGACCTCGCCGACCGGGCATACGGGCACCCCCTGATAGACCTCCCGCTGCCCGGGTCGCCAGCATCGCAGGTGCCTGCTCGGCCTGCCTGACCTGCCTGCGGCTCTGTTCCGCAGGCGCCATCCTGCTCGAGGGCGGCAAGCCCCGCATAGACTCCTCTTCCTGCCAGGGCTGCGGCATATGCGCGGCCGAGTGCCCGGCCGGGGCCATCGTCCTCTCCTGGCCCGGTCTCGGCGAGCTGGCCGCCGAAGTCCAAGCAGCGCTTGCCCCGGGCACGGGCAGGGCCGAGGCCGTTGAGCCCGCGGGATCCGAGCTGGTCGTTTTCGCCTGCAGTCATTGCGGTTCTACCGCAGTCGAGCGCTCATCGCTGTTCTTCCCGCCGGGCACCCGGGTGATCGGCGTGCCCTGCGTGGGCAGCGTGGATGAATCCCTCATCCTCAAGGCCGTCAGCCTGGGGGCGCGTGGCATCATCCTGGCGGGATGCCGCGAGGGCCAGTGTCACTACGGGGCCGGGCCCGAGCGTGCCCGCAAGCGGGTAGAACGGGTCAGGGCTATCCTGGCGCAGTTGGGAACAGAGGAGGTCACCGTGTCGGTAATGGGACTCACGCCCGACCGGGCCTCCCTTCTGGTAGAAACCCTGGCGGCCATGAGTTCCGCCGCCGAAGCGAGGGTATGTGCAGGTGGGCAATGA
- a CDS encoding NAD(P)H-dependent oxidoreductase subunit E: protein MPGRRGPGAADATGGLDFRFHLEPVRCLGCCSLAPVLRVDGRTFGHTNPRDVARLLAAAVPEPTSCGAGEGT from the coding sequence ATGCCCGGTCGGCGAGGTCCTGGAGCTGCCGACGCAACTGGGGGGCTCGACTTCCGCTTCCACCTGGAACCGGTGCGCTGCCTGGGTTGTTGCAGCCTGGCGCCCGTGCTGCGGGTGGACGGCAGGACCTTCGGGCACACCAACCCCCGGGATGTGGCCCGCCTGCTCGCCGCGGCGGTCCCGGAGCCAACCTCCTGCGGGGCAGGTGAGGGGACATGA
- a CDS encoding SLBB domain-containing protein: MCGEETALLASVEGRMGEPCPRPPFPAEKGLWGCPTVINNVETWANVPLILVAGADLYRGAGTEASRGTKVFSLVGDVTNTGLVEAPMGTPLRHVVEVMGGGLSRGSRIKAVQTGGPSVSAGMPPGCHNGATSRGARHQPGALYPVRGLPGCLFV, translated from the coding sequence GTGTGCGGTGAGGAGACCGCTCTTCTGGCCTCGGTGGAAGGGAGAATGGGTGAGCCCTGTCCCCGGCCTCCTTTCCCCGCCGAGAAGGGCCTGTGGGGTTGCCCCACCGTCATCAACAACGTGGAGACATGGGCCAACGTGCCGCTCATCCTGGTGGCGGGCGCCGACCTCTACCGTGGGGCAGGCACGGAAGCAAGCCGGGGGACGAAGGTGTTTTCTCTGGTGGGAGACGTGACCAATACCGGCCTGGTCGAGGCGCCCATGGGGACCCCTCTGCGCCACGTGGTGGAGGTCATGGGAGGGGGGCTGTCGCGCGGGTCGCGCATCAAGGCGGTGCAGACGGGGGGTCCCTCAGTGTCTGCGGGCATGCCCCCAGGGTGCCATAATGGGGCAACCTCGCGGGGCGCACGACATCAACCAGGGGCGCTGTACCCGGTGCGGGGTCTGCCGGGATGCCTGTTCGTTTGA
- a CDS encoding MBL fold metallo-hydrolase, translating into MLGALGQADRVSVTVLLENSVARSDVAARHGLSLWVEVASGKHAYNFLVDVGQAPDTLGENMSRLGIQADSVHAIVLTHCHYDHTGGLAEVIRRMGKRDIPVVAHPAVFRPNFVVRPRLYHVGMGTADSAGELARAGALLILTRDPLSLMEGVTTTGEVARVTDFEDVGFPVWTVQDGRLVPDPMPDDVSLLVNLKEQGLVVITGCSHAGIINILKHAIKLTGVDRIRAVLGGFHLVEAKPQRIEHTVSELLALAPQQVVAGHCTGTEAQFALRQALGERWQPLATGARFEF; encoded by the coding sequence GTGCTGGGTGCACTGGGGCAGGCAGACCGGGTGAGCGTTACCGTCCTCTTGGAGAATTCGGTGGCACGTTCCGACGTCGCCGCCAGGCACGGTCTTTCTCTCTGGGTGGAAGTGGCTTCGGGCAAGCACGCTTACAACTTCCTGGTGGACGTGGGGCAGGCACCGGATACCCTCGGGGAGAACATGTCCCGGCTGGGAATCCAGGCGGACTCGGTGCACGCCATTGTCCTCACCCACTGCCATTACGACCACACCGGGGGCCTGGCAGAGGTCATCCGGCGCATGGGGAAGAGGGACATCCCTGTGGTCGCCCATCCTGCCGTCTTCCGGCCCAACTTCGTAGTCCGGCCCCGGTTGTACCACGTCGGTATGGGAACGGCAGACAGCGCCGGCGAACTCGCCCGGGCAGGAGCACTCCTCATCCTCACGCGCGATCCCCTCTCGCTCATGGAGGGGGTGACCACCACCGGGGAGGTGGCCCGCGTCACCGACTTCGAGGACGTGGGCTTCCCCGTGTGGACCGTTCAGGATGGCCGTCTGGTACCCGACCCCATGCCCGACGACGTTTCCCTGCTGGTCAACCTGAAGGAGCAGGGACTGGTAGTCATCACCGGCTGCAGCCACGCGGGGATCATCAACATCCTCAAACATGCCATCAAGCTCACCGGCGTGGACCGCATCCGCGCCGTGCTGGGCGGATTCCACCTGGTGGAGGCCAAACCACAGAGAATCGAGCACACCGTGTCGGAACTCTTGGCCCTCGCGCCGCAGCAGGTGGTGGCCGGCCACTGCACGGGCACCGAAGCCCAGTTCGCGCTGCGGCAGGCCCTGGGGGAGCGCTGGCAGCCCCTGGCCACCGGCGCCCGCTTCGAGTTCTGA
- a CDS encoding FmdE family protein, whose product MDREHILRLVQSGEVDHIGARVEVDFDNRQQVPLGFRYRGRHHEVVELIRAEQPSALHYHYLVRTTTGVYDLVLVRQHPGPGLSPSAWWLDFRVRDGQDAGEPGGLPARSPQDAGSLGPGLALVRGELLGVVAFHGHLCPELALGYRAALIARARLDFGRHDQGHQSVVMHSPSSAADAIQYLTGCTVGKGTLVLDDAGCQAFCFENRKGRLLLKVVAGVLDKPRELREIEEKMEQGRASPEQLACYQAEVDRLVRRILESPDDALFAHVLLTS is encoded by the coding sequence ATGGATAGGGAGCATATCCTCCGGCTGGTGCAGAGCGGTGAGGTGGACCACATCGGGGCCCGGGTGGAGGTGGACTTCGACAACCGCCAGCAGGTGCCGCTGGGGTTCCGCTACCGCGGCCGTCACCACGAGGTGGTGGAGCTGATCCGGGCAGAACAGCCGTCCGCGCTGCACTACCACTACCTGGTGCGCACCACGACCGGCGTGTACGACCTGGTGCTGGTGCGGCAGCATCCGGGCCCGGGCCTGTCGCCTTCCGCCTGGTGGCTCGATTTCCGGGTGCGGGATGGCCAGGATGCGGGCGAGCCCGGTGGCCTCCCGGCGCGGTCACCGCAGGACGCGGGCTCCCTGGGACCCGGGCTGGCTCTGGTGAGAGGCGAGCTCCTGGGAGTGGTGGCCTTTCACGGCCACCTGTGTCCCGAACTGGCCCTCGGGTACCGGGCAGCGCTGATCGCCCGCGCCCGGCTGGACTTCGGCCGTCACGATCAGGGCCACCAGTCCGTGGTGATGCACAGCCCATCTTCGGCCGCCGACGCCATCCAGTATCTCACCGGCTGCACGGTGGGTAAGGGCACCCTGGTCCTGGACGATGCCGGATGCCAGGCGTTCTGCTTCGAGAACCGCAAGGGCAGGCTGCTGCTCAAGGTCGTGGCGGGGGTGCTGGACAAACCGCGAGAGTTGCGGGAGATAGAGGAAAAGATGGAGCAGGGCCGGGCTTCCCCCGAGCAACTTGCCTGTTACCAGGCGGAGGTGGACCGTCTGGTCAGGCGCATCCTGGAATCCCCCGACGACGCTCTGTTCGCCCACGTCCTGCTCACCAGCTAA
- a CDS encoding NifB/NifX family molybdenum-iron cluster-binding protein has product MAVAAQGQDLDSPVEMRFGRAPFFVLVDAESLESEAIPNPAISSAGGAGIQVAQLLARSGVGAVAAGNVGPNAMSALCAAGVRVYAASGATVRETVQAFLRGELVPLDEATVAGHFGTAWSTAPGAPAGAGPGGPGLAGRGGGGMGRGGSVGAGGGMGRGMGGRGGMGRGRGGGRAGGRG; this is encoded by the coding sequence ATGGCGGTGGCGGCGCAGGGCCAGGACCTGGATTCTCCGGTGGAAATGCGCTTCGGACGGGCCCCCTTTTTCGTGCTGGTGGACGCGGAGAGTCTGGAGTCGGAGGCCATCCCCAACCCGGCCATCAGCTCGGCGGGCGGAGCGGGGATACAGGTGGCCCAGCTTCTCGCCCGTAGCGGCGTGGGGGCGGTGGCGGCGGGTAACGTGGGTCCCAACGCCATGAGTGCCCTGTGCGCCGCCGGCGTACGAGTCTATGCCGCCAGCGGGGCGACGGTCCGGGAAACGGTGCAGGCTTTCCTGCGCGGGGAGCTGGTCCCTCTCGATGAGGCCACCGTGGCCGGTCACTTCGGCACCGCCTGGTCAACGGCACCCGGTGCACCAGCGGGCGCAGGCCCGGGCGGCCCGGGCCTGGCCGGGCGCGGCGGTGGTGGGATGGGCCGCGGGGGCAGCGTGGGAGCTGGTGGTGGCATGGGCCGGGGCATGGGGGGCAGAGGAGGTATGGGTCGCGGGCGCGGTGGCGGCCGCGCCGGTGGCCGGGGCTGA
- a CDS encoding NifB/NifX family molybdenum-iron cluster-binding protein: MRIAVASEGGMVARHFGRCPEYTIFEVRDGTVTGRTVVPNPGHQPGFLPVYLGDMGVSCIIAGGMGPRAQGLFEQQGCQQQGDTQQAMPFPSNTCSRRMKE; encoded by the coding sequence GTGAGGATTGCGGTGGCATCGGAAGGCGGTATGGTGGCTCGGCACTTCGGTCGCTGTCCCGAGTATACGATCTTCGAGGTACGGGACGGGACGGTGACGGGCAGGACGGTAGTCCCCAACCCCGGGCACCAGCCCGGCTTCCTGCCCGTGTATCTGGGCGATATGGGGGTCTCGTGCATCATCGCGGGGGGCATGGGTCCCCGCGCTCAGGGTCTGTTCGAGCAGCAGGGTTGTCAGCAGCAGGGGGATACCCAGCAAGCTATGCCGTTTCCCAGCAATACTTGCAGCCGGCGGATGAAGGAGTGA